The following proteins are encoded in a genomic region of Coffea eugenioides isolate CCC68of chromosome 6, Ceug_1.0, whole genome shotgun sequence:
- the LOC113773794 gene encoding cytochrome P450 93A3-like: protein MALMMVSEMFLFNPLLLMFLLFLAVSLFLSHAIKGRMKSKTPIQHPPSPPALPLIGHFHLLGPETAKSFQTLASRYGPILRLRLVSKTSVIVSSAMIAKEILKDNEMNFISRPVVGYSGFNIYDGSTFVFAEYGTYWRFMKKLCMTELLSLAQVSRFTDIRRDETMKLLETLVKCSYEGKSCDLGKEFLRLTNNYTCRIVMSTRCSASEDESKKVWEFIKGIEELLAKLTFGEILGPLLGKLDLFGYGRKLKTLLSSFDTLVEKIMIKHEEDMRFCRKKERRDLMDLLLDVYRDENAEVKLTRKNIKALILELFTAGTETSAKALEWTIAELINHPQEFKKLKEEIHRVVGSQRLVEESDIPNLPYLRAVIRESLRLHPPSAVLLRRCVKDCKISGYDILANEGVLFNLIDIMRDPSSWENPLDFQPERFMEKSGGHYDPYQMDIRGQNFKMLAFGTGRRGCPGASLALAAVHGVIAALAQCFDFEVEGGKEIDMEEKAGLTNAMAHPLLCYPITHFNPFAVHS, encoded by the exons ATGGCTCTGATGATGGTATCAGAAATGTTTCTGTTCAATCCGCTTCTATTAatgtttcttttgttcttggccgtctccctttttctttcccATGCAATAAAGGGGCGGATGAAATCTAAAACACCAATCCAACACCCTCCAAGTCCTCCGGCATTGCCACTCATTGGACATTTTCATCTGCTTGGTCCAGAAACAGCCAAATCCTTCCAAACCCTGGCCTCCCGCTATGGTCCCATCCTGCGGCTCCGGTTGGTTTCAAAAACTTCTGTAATAGTTTCTAGTGCCATGATTGCAAAAGAAATATTGAAAGACAATGAGATGAATTTCATCTCGAGGCCTGTAGTGGGATATTCAGGGTTCAATATATACGACGGCTCAACGTTTGTGTTCGCGGAATATGGGACGTATTGGCGTTTCATGAAGAAATTGTGTATGACTGAGCTTCTTTCCCTAGCACAGGTCAGCCGATTCACTGATATCAGAAGAGATGAGACGATGAAATTGTTGGAAACCCTTGTTAAGTGCTCTTATGAAGGTAAGTCATGCGATCTTGGAAAAGAGTTTTTGAGACTCACAAACAATTATACATGCAGGATAGTGATGAGCACGAGGTGTTCCGCCAGTGAAGACGAGAGTAAGAAGGTCTGGGAGTTTATTAAAGGGATAGAAGAACTACTGGCCAAATTAACCTTTGGCGAGATATTGGGTCCTTTGCTGGggaaacttgatttatttggcTATGGGAGAAAGCTGAAGACTTTGCTTTCAAGTTTTGATACACTGGTAGAAAAGATAATGATTAAGCATGAGGAGGATATGCGCTTTtgtagaaaaaaggaaaggagGGATCTTATGGATTTGCTCTTGGATGTTTACAGGGATGAAAATGCTGAAGTGAAGCTAACCAGAAAGAACATCAAGGCCTTGATCTTG GAACTTTTTACAGCAGGCACCGAAACATCAGCCAAAGCCTTAGAGTGGACGATTGCGGAGCTTATCAATCAccctcaagaattcaagaagcttAAAGAAGAAATTCATAGAGTTGTTGGTTCACAAAGGCTTGTTGAGGAATCAGATATCCCAAATCTTCCTTACTTGCGAGCAGTCATTAGAGAAAGCTTAAGACTACACCCTCCTTCAGCCGTGCTTCTTCGTAGATGCGTGAAGGATTGTAAGATCAGTGGTTATGATATATTAGCGAATGAAGGGGTATTATTCAATTTGATTGACATCATGAGGGACCCAAGTTCATGGGAAAATCCGCTAGATTTTCAACCCGAGAGGTTCATGGAGAAATCCGGAGGACATTATGATCCGTATCAAATGGATATTAGAGGgcaaaatttcaagatgttgGCCTTTGGTACAGGAAGAAGAGGGTGTCCAGGTGCGTCTCTGGCTTTAGCTGCTGTTCATGGAGTGATTGCCGCACTTGCTCAGTGCTTTGATTTTGAGGTGGAAGGAGGGAAAGAGATAGACATGGAAGAAAAGGCTGGGTTGACTAATGCAATGGCTCATCCGCTTCTCTGCTACCCCATTACACATTTCAACCCTTTTGCAGTTCACTCGTAA
- the LOC113773795 gene encoding cytochrome P450 93A3-like, with amino-acid sequence MPLEHRLGPLSKLDLFGYGKRLKSLIMKFDTLIEKIMAEHENDRNSGGKERKDIMVLLLEIYRDENAEVKLSRTNIKSFLMELFMAGTDSTSVALHWAIAELINHPQAFKKRREEINTVVGSTRLVEESDIPNLPYLQAVVKETLRLHPSASLIFRRCDKDCKINGYDVLANERVIFDLKAIMRDPNSWENPLDFLPQRFTTDFEERYDHSRMDVRGQNLRIFPFGSGRGCPGASLALAVIHGAIARLVQCFDFEVQDGQRLNMEEGSGFSGAMVHPLLCYPVTHLNPLEIANKI; translated from the exons ATGCCTCTTGAACACCGTTTGGGACCCCTGAGCAAGCTTGATCTGTTTGGATATGGGAAAAGGTTGAAGAGCTTGATTATGAAGTTTGATACTTTGATTGAAAAGATAATGGCTGAACATGAAAATGACAGAAATTCCGGTGGGAAGGAAAGGAAAGATATCATGGTTCTGCTCTTAGAGATTTACAGGGATGAAAATGCTGAAGTGAAGCTAAGCAGAACCAACATCAAGTCCTTTCTCATG GAACTTTTCATGGCAGGCACAGATTCGACAAGTGTGGCATTGCACTGGGCAATAGCAGAGCTGATTAACCACCCACAAGCATTCAAGAAGCGTAGGGAGGAAATCAACACTGTAGTTGGATCAACAAGGCTAGTAGAGGAATCAGATATCCCCAATCTTCCATACTTGCAAGCCGTGGTCAAGGAAACTCTGAGATTACATCCTTCAGCATCTTTGATTTTTCGTAGATGTGACAAAGACTGCAAGATCAATGGCTATGATGTACTTGCAAATGAAAGGGTAATATTCGATTTAAAAGCAATAATGAGGGACCCAAATTCGTGGGAAAATCCCCTAGATTTTCTACCACAAAGGTTCACAACAGATTTCGAAGAAAGATATGATCATTCTAGGATGGATGTCAGAGGCCAAAACTTGAGGATTTTCCCTTTTGGGAGCGGAAGGGGATGCCCCGGTGCATCACTAGCTTTAGCAGTCATTCATGGAGCCATTGCCAGGCTTGTTCAGTGCTTTGATTTTGAAGTCCAGGATGGGCAAAGGTTAAACATGGAAGAAGGGTCAGGGTTTTCTGGTGCCATGGTTCATCCACTTCTATGCTATCCCGTTACGCATTTGAATCCTTTGGAGATTGCTAACAAGATTTAG
- the LOC113776009 gene encoding cytochrome P450 93A3-like, whose amino-acid sequence MADIQGYIFLFLIWLIPTVLLRVLFRNRKLSRLPPSPLAFPIIGHLHLLAPIPHQALHRVSNRYGPLLHLFLGSVPCVVASSPEMAKVFLKTHENSFSNRPNSAVVDYITYGSQDFSFAPYGPYWKFMKKLCMTELLGGRTLDLLLPVRRDEITRFMELLSRKSKAGEAVDVGAELIRLANNVVSRMAMSRRCSENENEAADIKTIIHEIAELTGKFNVSDFIWFCKNLDLQGFKKRIRDVAERFDVMIEKIIEEHQETRTKRRHNNDAGQQMKDLLDILLDISEDESSDIRLTRENIKAFILDIFAAGTDTSAITLEWALSELINHPHIMQKAVQEIDSNIGKNRLIDESDISKLPYLQAIVKETLRLHPTGPMIVRESSEDCEVAGYHIPAKTRLLVNVWAIGRDPNYWENPLEFRPERFVFEEGNVSNSQPDVRGQHFHLLPFGSGRRGCPGTSLALQVVQTSLAAMLQCFEWNVNGEGNGKVDMEEGPGITLPKARPLVCVPKARFNPLPI is encoded by the exons ATGGCCGATATCCAGGGCTACATTTTTCTGTTCCTTATTTGGCTAATCCCCACCGTTCTCCTCCGTGTACTATTCAGAAATCGAAAACTTTCTCGCCTTCCTCCAAGCCCGTTAGCCTTTCCGATCATCGGTCACCTCCATCTTCTTGCTCCAATACCCCATCAAGCTCTCCACAGGGTCTCAAATCGCTATGGACCTTTACTTCACTTGTTCCTTGGGTCTGTTCCTTGTGTTGTTGCTTCTTCACCCGAAATGGCGAAAGTGTTCCTCAAAACACATGAAAATTCCTTTTCTAACCGACCCAATTCTGCTGTTGTTGACTACATAACATATGGTTCACAGGATTTTTCCTTTGCCCCTTATGGACCTTATTGGAAGTTCATGAAAAAGCTATGCATGACTGAACTTCTTGGAGGTCGGACACTAGACCTGTTACTTCCAGTTAGACGCGATGAGATAACACGTTTTATGGAGCTGCTATCGCGAAAATCTAAAGCTGGTGAGGCAGTTGATGTTGGTGCAGAACTCATTAGGCTAGCAAACAATGTGGTATCAAGAATGGCTATGAGCAGACGATGCTCTGAGAATGAAAATGAGGCTGCAGACATAAAGACAATAATTCATGAGATAGCAGAGCTCACAGGGAAGTTTAATGTATCTGATTTTATCTGGTTTTGCAAGAATTTGGATTTGCAGGGATTTAAGAAGAGGATTAGAGATGTAGCTGAGAGGTTTGACGTAATGATTGAGAAGATCATAGAGGAACATCAAGAGACAAGGACGAAGCGTCGGCATAACAATGATGCAGGTCAACAAATGAAGGATCTACTTGATATATTGCTCGATATATCTGAAGATGAAAGCTCAGACATAAGACTGACAAGAGAGAACATCAAGGCTTTTATCCTG GACATATTTGCAGCTGGAACTGACACTTCAGCCATTACACTAGAATGGGCACTGTCAGAGTTAATCAACCATCCACACATTATGCAAAAGGCAGTCCAAGAGATTGACTCTAACATAGGAAAAAACAGACTTATAGATGAATCAGATATTTCAAAACTTCCTTACCTTCAAGCTATAGTAAAAGAAACTCTGAGGCTTCATCCAACAGGGCCAATGATCGTAAGAGAGTCGAGCGAAGACTGCGAAGTTGCAGGTTACCACATACCAGCAAAAACTCGACTTCTCGTTAACGTTTGGGCTATTGGAAGGGACCCCAATTACTGGGAGAATCCACTTGAATTTCGTCCAGAGAGGTTTGTTTTTGAGGAGGGGAATGTCAGCAATAGCCAGCCAGATGTAAGGGGGCAGCATTTTCATCTGTTGCCATTTGGGAGTGGGAGAAGAGGTTGCCCTGGAACTTCATTGGCTTTACAAGTTGTTCAAACAAGTCTTGCAGCAATGCTTCAGTGCTTTGAGTGGAATGTTAATGGAGAAGGAAATGGTAAAGTGGACATGGAAGAAGGACCTGGTATTACCCTTCCTAAAGCTCGTCCTTTAGTTTGTGTCCCAAAGGCTAGGTTCAATCCACTTCCAATATGA